From the Desulfobacterales bacterium genome, the window CGGTCTCCTCCAACAATTCCCTTCGAGCGCCATCATCGGGAGTTCCATCTTCCGACTCGACCAAGCCACCGGGCAGTTCAAGGCTGACCGCTTCTGTCCCGTGACGATATTGCCGAATCATGACAACCTCTTGTTCGGCTGTAATGGGCAACACCATTGTCCATGGGCTGGAATGAAAGGTGTGTACCTCCATTTCCTTGTTTGTCCTGGGGGACCGGACAAGCTTTTTTTCCATCTGGAGCAAGCCTGAAATCGATTTAAACTCTCGCTCTATAATTGTCCATTGCCGAATCATTGATATATTGCCGAAAAATTGGATTATCTCTTCCAATATAAGCCCAGTAGTAATTTTAAAAATTGATCATGTCCATTATCTCTTGCAAGCAATGAAAAGGCATAACGCTGAAGGTAAGCAGACGCAAGTCATCGCTTTTTCGATTCAAAACGACCTTGGCCGCGCAGATCATGATGCCGAAATTTTTAAAATTGTTCATAACAATCCAGTATTTTAAAATTTCATCATCGATTCTTTCCCCGGTAATGTTCTCATAATATCGATATATATCATCTTTTTTCAGAACCCAGTGAATCTCACCCGGCTTCCCGGATGTCCAGTGTTTCATAAAAAACCAGCCTAAATCGCACATAGGGTCCCCGATGTGCGCCATCTCCCAGTCCAGAACAGCCGAGATTCGATCATCATTCCAGATAAAATTCCCCAGCCGATAATCCCCGTGCACCAGTGTCAGCTTTTTCGTATTCGGCATGTTTTCTTTTAGCCACATATAGGTGTCTGCCAGTATCGGTTCGGGTTCTACGCGGAATTCCTTGATAATTTTCCACCATTTTTCTATCTCCGATAGTGCCGCGCCTTTTCCTTCTGCAGGTACCTCCATATGTTCCCCAAGCCCGAGCGCTTTCCAGTCCACGTTATGAATATGAGCGAGAACCTCTACCATTTTTTTGCCTATCTGTTCCCTTTTCACCGAATCTCTATAATATGGGTGCTTGAAAAACGCCCACGGTTCAGGAATCTCACCTTCGACCATATCCATTATGAAAAAAGGGCTTCCGATAACATTCAGATCCGTTTCCAGCCAATAAACCTTGGGTACCGGTATCGGTGTGCCCTGCAAGGATTTTAATATCCAGTATTGAATCCGGACATCATAAGGTTCAACCAGCCCCCCGCCTTTTGGTTCCGCCCTGATCACAAAATCCTTGCTAATCTGCTCCTCATTCTCAATCCATTCCGCATGAAAAAAAGCTGTCTCATAGGAAAACCCCGCCGTATTTTTTTTAAGACCAGTCACGATAAGGTTCTTTACCTCCGGCATCTTATTTCTAAAAAAGTTCTGAATCCTTTCTTCCATATTTTCCCCTCCTATGAGAAGCCATCATGACTTTTTTTCAAATTATATTCTTCCGGGGCATCTCATTCCTTGGAAACAAAATCCAGCTCCAACCCCTTGAGGTATAAGTTCTTTTTTAACTCATGCTGTTTTCGCATAAACCTTCTGACCTCCTTCCTTATCTCTCTTATTCGGCTCAAGAAAGCGTCCTTAGCACTTTCTTCCGCTTTCGCTAACGTCATAATGGTTGACTCCAGTAATTCATTCAGCCGGAAGTCTATCGCCACAAGGTTCTGCGTTCTTGAAGGGCTGCAATCGCGGTTAAGCGTGGATTGAATTTCTCTTTTCACATCGTTAAAAACGCCATCGGTATCGTCGTCACCCATCGCATCAACGTATTGCAAAATGTCCTCGAAAAGCCCCTTGAGAGATGAAATATCTCGGGTGAACACCCAGTCTTTAACTTCTTCTCGGTCCCTCAGTCCTTGCAATAATGCAATAACGGCCTTCGCCTGCATCATAGCCTCTTGCGACTGTATTCCCGGCACCACGGAATTTTCCATGGTGTGAATAAGGGCGTTCAGAATCGCACCGTCTTTTATATTCATAATATCCTCCAGCTGTTTTTAATAATCGATCAGTTCGATGATATCTTCAAGAAGAGGAAAGGGCATGACGCTCCAGGTCAACAGACGCAAGTCTCTGCTTTTTCTTTCAAAAACCACCTTTGTTGCGCACACCATGATCGCGAACATTTTGATATTGTTCATAACCGTCCAATATCGAACCGTTTCATCATCGACCGGCTCTCCGGTCATCTCTTCATAATATTCGTAGACCTTTTCTTTATCCAACAGCCTGTGAACCTTATCGGGATCACCGGGCCGCCAGTGTTTCATGAAAAACCAGCCCAAATCGCACATCGGATCCCCTATGGCGACCATCTCCCAATCCAGGAATGCGGCAATACGACCCTCATGCCAGATAAAATTTCCCATACGGTAATCCCCATGCACCAACGTTAGCTTTTTTGTATTCGGCATGTTTTCCTTCAACCACATCAGGGCGTCACTCACTACCGGCTCAGGCTCGACCCTAAACTCGCGAATCATGTCCTCCCATCGTTTCAACTCCCGAACAGCCGGTCCCATTCCGGCATCCGGTACTTGCAAGTACTTATCCAGGCCGAGTTTTCTCCAGTCCACCCGATGGATTTGCGCTAGGACATCGACCATGTTTTTGCCCATCTTATCCCTTTTAACGGAATCCTTATAGTACTCATGAGACTGAAACCCCCAGGGGATGGGCACCTCTCCTTCGACCCGATCCATGACAAAAAACGGTTTTCCAATTACCTCCTTGTTCGTTTCCAGCCAAAGAACATTCGGCACGGGAATGGACGTTTCACCCAAAGCTTTTAACACCCAATATTGCAACGCAACGTCGTAGGGTTCTAAAAAGCCCCCTTTGGGTTCTGCCCGGACAACAAAATCCCTGGATTTTTTTTCTTCTTTCACTGACCATTCAGCGTTAAAAAAAAAGGTTTCATAAGAAAAACCCTCGGTATTTTGTTTAAGCCCCGTGATGAAGAGATTCTCCGCTTCCGGCATTTTGGTTCTAAGAAACTCCTTTATTTTGTTTTCCATATATTTCTTCTCCTCACGCTTAAGGCCATTAATTTTTTAAAAATAATTTTTTCAAACGCGAGCTTCTCAACCAGTTTAATGTCGTTCCCCGGCTACGTAGCCACGTTCTCCATTGGCAATATTATCATCCATCGTTCTTGGGGGGCACACCCGTTATATAGCTCATGGTGGCCCCCATTCCAGCGATCAAATCCTATCGAAGACCTGACCCCGCCAGCATTTGTGGGTTCCAGTACGATTCCGGAAAGAGCACAGGCTCTAGGTTTGGCCCTATTAGAAAAACATTAACATAATAAATGCTACCTATTAAGTCGTACCCCCAATACGTTAGCGAGTAAGGGGCCATCAGATCAGGGTTAAATACCATACCACTAAAAGCACAACGATATATTTGATTTTTGTTGTCAAAGCAGTCTGCCGACAACGCTATCCAACTGTCTTCGTCTATAAAAACAGTCCGCCGGACATATATATGCCGCATGCCTGACTTCAAGGTTGCTTCTACAACCCACACTCGGTGCAGTTCCCACCGCGTGGTGTCCGGATTAAGATGTTTCGGAGTTATCGCCTCTTCGGGCGTGGAATGATACAACAATTTGTAGTTGTTATAGGGGACAAAGATTTCCTTTTTACCCAAAATTTTCCATTCATACCGATCGGGACTGCCACTATAAACAAAGGCATCGTCATAGGTCGACGCGCCGGCTACAGTTGTATTTGGCCCATCGTATGAAATTTCCGGGGCCATCTTGACTCGTCGCTGACCGGGAAGATACTGCCAGGCTGGATCCCCATTGGTTTTATCCGTCTTCAGAAACCAAATCAGTTTCTCGCCGTTCCGGTTCGCCGGTCCAACCAACGTATCATTTATCCTGCAAAGAAATCCTTTGTTTTGATTATCATCCCCCCAGTAGGGATAGTCGAGATAATCATTTCCTTCACTCGTCATAATTCTGCGGCCTGCGGCAGTTACGACAAAACTCTGATAATGATTAACCCCATCTCCGGGTGATGACCATCGCAAGAGATGGTTCCATATTGCCTCAAGACCGTTCTTAGGCATAGGGAAAGGGAAACCATTGGCGGCACCTGTCAGTTTCTTTCCATCATTTTCGAGAATGGCATTTGCCGCTGATTTTCTTGTATGTTCTGCTACCCGG encodes:
- a CDS encoding NUDIX hydrolase; translation: MEEIIQFFGNISMIRQWTIIEREFKSISGLLQMEKKLVRSPRTNKEMEVHTFHSSPWTMVLPITAEQEVVMIRQYRHGTEAVSLELPGGLVESEDGTPDDGARRELLEETGYHSPSLLKLGECYPQPAILSNKCYFFLAEHAVKVRKPVLDDGEDIQVIKMPLMEIMSKIRHSEIDNGMVLLAFSLFWMKQKRLS
- a CDS encoding phosphotransferase family protein yields the protein MEERIQNFFRNKMPEVKNLIVTGLKKNTAGFSYETAFFHAEWIENEEQISKDFVIRAEPKGGGLVEPYDVRIQYWILKSLQGTPIPVPKVYWLETDLNVIGSPFFIMDMVEGEIPEPWAFFKHPYYRDSVKREQIGKKMVEVLAHIHNVDWKALGLGEHMEVPAEGKGAALSEIEKWWKIIKEFRVEPEPILADTYMWLKENMPNTKKLTLVHGDYRLGNFIWNDDRISAVLDWEMAHIGDPMCDLGWFFMKHWTSGKPGEIHWVLKKDDIYRYYENITGERIDDEILKYWIVMNNFKNFGIMICAAKVVLNRKSDDLRLLTFSVMPFHCLQEIMDMINF
- a CDS encoding phosphotransferase family protein, producing the protein MENKIKEFLRTKMPEAENLFITGLKQNTEGFSYETFFFNAEWSVKEEKKSRDFVVRAEPKGGFLEPYDVALQYWVLKALGETSIPVPNVLWLETNKEVIGKPFFVMDRVEGEVPIPWGFQSHEYYKDSVKRDKMGKNMVDVLAQIHRVDWRKLGLDKYLQVPDAGMGPAVRELKRWEDMIREFRVEPEPVVSDALMWLKENMPNTKKLTLVHGDYRMGNFIWHEGRIAAFLDWEMVAIGDPMCDLGWFFMKHWRPGDPDKVHRLLDKEKVYEYYEEMTGEPVDDETVRYWTVMNNIKMFAIMVCATKVVFERKSRDLRLLTWSVMPFPLLEDIIELIDY
- a CDS encoding DUF1329 domain-containing protein, with product AEKAGNADGTIPPYTGGIGLDKVPPGFDRKTMLLPNPYADEKPLYSIDAKNMDQYSDKLTEGSKALFAQYPDYRMDVYPTHRTVAISDRVAEHTRKSAANAILENDGKKLTGAANGFPFPMPKNGLEAIWNHLLRWSSPGDGVNHYQSFVVTAAGRRIMTSEGNDYLDYPYWGDDNQNKGFLCRINDTLVGPANRNGEKLIWFLKTDKTNGDPAWQYLPGQRRVKMAPEISYDGPNTTVAGASTYDDAFVYSGSPDRYEWKILGKKEIFVPYNNYKLLYHSTPEEAITPKHLNPDTTRWELHRVWVVEATLKSGMRHIYVRRTVFIDEDSWIALSADCFDNKNQIYRCAFSGMVFNPDLMAPYSLTYWGYDLIGSIYYVNVFLIGPNLEPVLFPESYWNPQMLAGSGLR